One genomic window of Arachis stenosperma cultivar V10309 chromosome 10, arast.V10309.gnm1.PFL2, whole genome shotgun sequence includes the following:
- the LOC130957580 gene encoding serine/threonine-protein phosphatase 7 long form homolog yields the protein MAKRQKARDVDRPELHIVNYLANPDYSSRMMTCDHPLPPDRYHPSVEDHLRVTGFYHASQIGVVQGQKALINALVERWRPETHTFHLPIGECTVTLEDVAVILGLPTNGLPVTGMTLSSFEALEGECFHQFGVAPRKADCRGSGIKMTWLRNLKERIQLTDENSMQRYVKCHIMLLLGTILLGDKSGASVHWKFLPLLRDFHSISNFSWGSACLAHLYRSLCRASRYDCKEIDGPLTLLLCWFWIRLPYLAPPTREPRSFPLANRWRNWERGVNRYRYLSLAHFRNALDKVQEGQFVWVAYGVDRIDPGIIPEDIFLHAVVWSATVPLISFETIEWHATDRIRRQFGLVQGVPSEETNLGRAHGETLAGPKNLDWATAPSHSCWIMRWTNRYNFILRQYVDPSHHPLDVYMDWYRARYGNHLRLSNVVVQENDEGEQVMDDEGNPAINDEGSPVMEDEGSPVIHVGNEEPGAHSHPQPPPPPASQEQFHASVPYAVQTQYTPSYPIDQQYWSTPQWDAGEGASFSQLLGFMAADAGQSQFGHQPEFMPGRYSLDARIPCHTASVASGGLETGDSSRSEGGRGIFTSRNLRRVSMGQIEENAGTCEHETDQYLVEEPDDEEMDEDEEESDDDEMDEDEESRNNAPDHADDAGKHYNLRVDPPRRSANRYTPSMFKKAKKKCKNILENIKWATRK from the exons ATGGCTAAAAGGCAAAAAGCTAGAGATGTTGATCGTCCTGAACTTCACATTGTCAATTATTTGGCTAATCCTGATTAT agttcacGGATGATGACATGTGACCACCCACTGCCTCCTGATCGGTACCATCCAAGTGTAGAGGATCATTTACGGGTTACTGGGTTTTATCATGCCTCTCAGATTGGGGTAGTTCAAGGACAGAAAGCATTGATTAATGCTTTAGTTGAGAGGTGGCGGCCGGAAACACACACCTTCCACCTTCCGATTGGTGAGTGCACAGTGACCCTGGAGGATGTAGCCGTTATTTTGGGCCTCCCGACGAACGGTCTTCCGGTGACGGGGATGACGTTGAGCAGCTTTGAAGCATTGGAGGGTGAGTGCTTCCATCAGTTTGGGGTTGCACCAAGAAAGGCCGACTGCAGAGGGAGCGGCATAAAAATGACATGGCTTAGGAATCTAAAAGAACGTATACAACTGACTGACGAAAACAGTATGCAGAGGTACGTCAAGTGTCACATTATGTTGTTGTTGGGTACTATCTTACTTGGAGACAAGTCAGGCGCATCGGTGCACTGGAAGTTTTTGCCTTTGCTCCGGGATTTTCATAGTATCAGTAATTTTAGTTGGGGATCGGCATGTTTGGCGCACCTGTACCGGTCCTTATGCCGGGCCTCTCGTTATGATTGTAAAGAAATCGATGGTCCGTTAACACTGCTGCTATGTTGGTTTTGGATCCGCTTACCCTATCTTGCGCCCCCTACTAGGGAACCACGCAGTTTTCCGCTTGCAAACAG GTGGCGCAACTGGGAGCGTGGTGTCAATCGGTATAGATATCTTAGTCTCGCCCACTTTAGGAATGCCTTAGATAAAGTTCAAGAAGGGCAG TTCGTGTGGGTTGCTTACGGGGTGGATCGCATTGATCCGGGCATAATCCCAGAAGACATCTTCCTGCACGCAGTAGTCTGGAGCGCTACGGTTCCGCTGATTTCATTCGAAACTATTGAGTGGCATGCAACCGATAGAATCAGAAGACAATTTGGTTTGGTTCAGGGTGTTCCCTCTGAGGAAACAAATCTGGGAAGGGCACATGGAGAAACACTTGCTGGTCCTAAGAATCTTGACTGGGCCACAGCCCCGTCCCATTCATGTTGGATTATGCGCTGGACAAACAGGTATAATTTCATTCTGCGTCAGTATGTGGATCCTTCACATCATCCGTTGGATGTTTACATGGACTGGTATCGTGCACGATATGGCAACCATTTGAGATTGTCAAATGTTGTGGTTCAAGAGAACGATGAAGGTGAACAAGTAATGGATGATGAGGGTAACCCAGCTATAAATGATGAGGGTAGCCCAGTAATGGAAGATGAGGGTAGCCCAGTTATTCATGTAGGCAATGAAGAACCGGGGGCACATTCACATCCACAACCACCTCCACCTCCAGCTTCCCAAGAACAATTTCATGCCTCGGTACCATATGCTGTTCAGACACAATATACCCCGTCATACCCAATAGATCAACAATATTGGAGTACTCCACAATGGGATGCTGGAGAAGGTGCTTCTTTTAGCCAGTTGCTTGGCTTCATGGCTGCGGATGCAGGGCAGTCACAATTTGGCCATCAACCTGAATTTATGCCCGGGAGGTATTCTTTGGACGCTAGGATTCCATGCCACACTGCCTCAGTTGCTTCTGGAGGTTTGGAAACTGGAGATTCCAGTAGAAGTGAAGGCGGTCGGGGGATATTTACTAGCAGGAACCTACGGCGTGTATCAATGGGTCAGATTGAAGAAAATGCCGGGACATGTGAGCATGAAACGGATCAGTATCTCGTGGAGGAACCGGATGATGAGGAGATGGATGAGGATGAAGAGGAGAGCGACGATGACGAGATGGATGAGGATGAAGAATCCCGCAACAATGCTCCTGATCATGCTGATGATGCAG GTAAACATTACAATCTCAGGGTGGACCCGCCACGTCGGAGCGCTAATCGATACACTCCGTCCATGTTCAAGAAGGCCAAGAAGAAATGCAAGAACATCCTGGAGAACATAAAGTGGGCAACAAGAAAGTAG
- the LOC130957886 gene encoding uncharacterized protein LOC130957886: MVGAGGSRREDAPPSLNSTNVFAALSSLKKKKSTSSSKSKEQRRGGGEVTSEKKEVFWAPAPLTAKSWADVDDEDDDDYYATTAPPDSSWGAAVSSEKANDSDAAADVESESDEEEGIYNVEDDAEEEHKNDAEVPTEAEAVVKKLPEPSLATKETERQLSKKELKKKGLEELEAVLAELGYTPRESTGQDDSHGAEKKEDCNGALEKKENATGESKSARKKKKKEKSSKEQKELEDQTDAGNTTSETTGPEKVEDANAGDVKERLKKVASMKKKKSSKEMDAAARAAASEAAARNAKLTAAKKKEKAHYNQQPVR, from the exons ATGGTGGGAGCAGGAGGGAGCAGGAGGGAGGATGCACCACCATCACTGAACAGCACCAACGTCTTCGCCGCGCTTAGtagcttgaagaagaagaagagcacaagCAGCAGCAAGAGCAAGGAGCAGAGAAGAGGAGGAGGCGAAGTGACGTCGGAGAAGAAGGAAGTATTCTGGGCTCCGGCTCCTCTGACGGCGAAGTCATGGGCGGACGTTGACGATGAAGATGACGACGATTACTACGCCACCACGGCTCCTCCGGACTCATCTTGGGGCGCCGCCGTGAGTTCCGAGAAAGCCAATGACAGTGATGCTGCCGCAGATGTG GAAAGTGAGAGTGATGAAGAAGAAGGTATCTATAACGTGGAAGATGATGCAGAAGAGGAACACAAAAATGATGCAGAAGTACCAACAGAAGCTGAAGCCGTTGTTAAGAAGCTTCCTGAACCCTCATTGGCTACCAAAGAAACAGAAAGACAGCTTTCtaaaaaggaattaaagaaaaaaGGGCTTGAAGAGCTTGAAGCTGTTCTGGCTGAGCTAGGATATACACCAAGAGAGTCCACTGGCCAGGATGATTCCCACG GTGCAGAGAAGAAAGAGGACTGCAATGGTGCCTTGGAAAAGAAGGAGAATGCTACTGGGGAAAGCAAAAGtgcaagaaagaagaagaagaaggagaaatctTCAAAGGAGCAGAAAGAATTGGAAGATCAAACGGATGCTGGAAATACAACATCTGAAACTACTGGCCCAGAAAAGGTAGAGGATGCAAATGCAGGTGATGTTAAAGAGCGGCTCAAGAAAGTTGCTtccatgaagaagaaaaagtcaaGTAAGGAGATGGATGCTGCTGCACGCGCTGCTGCAAGCGAGGCCGCTGCAAGAAATGCAAAGCTTACTGCGGCCAAGAAAAAAGAGAAGGCTCATTACAATCAGCAGCCAGTGCGGTAA
- the LOC130957581 gene encoding omega-hydroxypalmitate O-feruloyl transferase: protein MAPPWVQELHLPHLTVPVTIDAMYPVMPSHPIPVQYGDTLYLSNLDDMIGARVFTPTVYFYQQTTTNSCANSQKPIVKTLQDALADVLVPYYPLSGRLRETSNGKLEVFFGPSQGALMVQAHSDVALSELGDLTAPNPTWEPLIFKFPNEEPYKVLDMPLVIAQITIFRCGGFSLGLRLCHCICDGLGAMQFLGAWAATAKARTLVTNPRPIWDREVFKPRDPPHIQFPHMEFRKIQEGSNLTMSLWETKPLQKCYRITREFQNLIKSLAMPRDGYGCTTFDAMAAHVWRSWVNALDVRPLTYDLRLTFSVNARQKLRNPPLREGFYGNVVCVPCTTSKVSELVNPERLSETTRLVREARLSVSEEYLRSTVDFVDLERPKQLEFGGKLTITQWTRFSIYKCADFGWGRPLYAGPIDLTPTPQVCVFLPEGQDGSGGDSCSGGGSMIVCICLPESAAHKFTQAFMLLDNSKFTH, encoded by the coding sequence ATGGCTCCTCCGTGGGTCCAAGAGCTCCATCTGCCTCATCTCACCGTTCCCGTTACCATCGACGCCATGTACCCTGTCATGCCATCGCACCCTATCCCCGTCCAATATGGAGACACCCTCTACCTCTCCAACCTCGACGACATGATCGGAGCTCGTGTCTTCACACCCACCGTGTACTTTTACCAACAAACCACCACCAACAGTTGTGCCAATTCACAAAAACCCATAGTCAAAACACTTCAAGATGCCCTTGCTGATGTCTTGGTCCCTTACTACCCTCTCTCAGGGAGGCTAAGGGAGACCAGCAACGGGAAATTAGAAGTGTTCTTTGGTCCAAGCCAAGGTGCACTCATGGTTCAGGCACATTCTGATGTGGCTTTATCCGAATTAGGAGACCTCACTGCACCAAACCCAACTTGGGAgccattaatcttcaagttccCTAATGAAGAGCCATACAAAGTCCTTGACATGCCGCTTGTAATAGCACAAATCACAATCTTCCGCTGCGGCGGATTCAGCCTTGGGTTGCGACTCTGTCATTGCATCTGCGACGGCCTAGGAGCCATGCAGTTTCTAGGCGCATGGGCTGCAACTGCAAAGGCTAGGACTTTGGTAACAAATCCAAGGCCAATTTGGGATAGAGAGGTTTTCAAACCCCGTGACCCTCCTCATATACAATTCCCCCACATGGAGTTTAGGAAAATTCAAgaaggctcaaatctcacaatgTCGTTATGGGAAACTAAACCGTTACAAAAGTGCTATCGCATCACGCGCGAGTTCCAAAACCTTATAAAATCCCTTGCCATGCCACGTGACGGTTATGGCTGCACAACATTCGACGCAATGGCTGCACACGTGTGGAGATCGTGGGTCAACGCCCTCGATGTGAGACCATTGACCTACGACTTAAGGTTGACATTTTCTGTCAATGCAAGACAAAAGCTTCGGAACCCACCCTTGAGGGAAGGGTTCTACGGCAATGTAGTGTGTGTACCTTGCACAACAAGCAAAGTTTCAGAGCTTGTGAACCCTGAACGGCTTTCGGAGACAACGAGGTTGGTTCGAGAAGCAAGGCTAAGCGTGTCGGAGGAATATTTGAGGTCAACGGTGGATTTCGTTGACTTGGAGAGGCCAAAGCAACTAGAGTTTGGAGGGAAGCTAACAATAACTCAGTGGACAAGGTTTTCAATATACAAGTGTGCAGATTTTGGGTGGGGAAGGCCACTATATGCTGGTCCTATAGACTTGACTCCTACGCCTCAAGTTTGTGTTTTTTTACCTGAAGGACAAGATGGTAGTGGTGGTGATTCTTGTTCCGGTGGTGGTTCTATGATTGTGTGTATATGTTTGCCAGAATCTGCAGCTCATAAGTTTACTCAAGCATTCATGTTGTTGGATAACTCAAAATTCACACATTAG